One part of the Rutidosis leptorrhynchoides isolate AG116_Rl617_1_P2 chromosome 1, CSIRO_AGI_Rlap_v1, whole genome shotgun sequence genome encodes these proteins:
- the LOC139889603 gene encoding uncharacterized protein yields the protein MLSSLGFGKKCSWIKGCLFLARTSVLINGCPTREFTLKRGLRQGDPLSPFLFIIVMEGLHLAFHRAIETDFIRGIKVGMDNVHLSHFIYADDVIIFYDWNALELTCILLIFEIFYRVSGLKLNVTKSHVYSIGVADSEVISLSNVVGARIISLRYRPECFYSRQHFNGNWCFTWARDIVGGRNERYLNVLLDEIGRPIFLDHPDAWLCNLGDDGSYTVKDDGVYIDQRLLPSSQVETVWFKLLPRKVNVFLWRFCLDCIPIRWSLSVKEIEVESIVCPLCNNGVEAREHLFFDCELARGLWHKI from the exons ATGTTGTCATCTCTCGGCTTCGGTAAGAAGTGTTCATGGATCAAGGGGTGTCTTTTTTTAGCCAGGACTTCGGTCTTAATTAATGGTTGTCCGACTCGTGAGTTTACGCTTAAAAGGGGTTTGAGACAGGGGGATCCGCTTAGTCCTTTTCTGTTCATCATCGTTATGGAAGGTCTTCATTTGGCGTTTCATCGCGCAATTGAAACCGATTTTATTCGAGGGATTAAAGTTGGGATGGATAACGTTCATTTATCTCATTTCATCTACGCCGATGACGTTATTATTTTTTATGATTGGAATGCTCTTGAATTGACCTGTATTCTTCTTATTTTTGAGATTTTTTATAGGGTTTCCGGTTTGAAACTAAATGTCACGAAATCTCACGTTTATAGCATTGGTGTGGCTGATTCCGAGGTTATCTCTCTTTCTAATGTAGTTGGTGCTCGG ATTATTTCACTTAGATACCGACCCGAATGTTTCTATAGCAGACAACATTTTAATGGTAATTGGTGTTTCACTTGGGCTAGGGATATTGTAGGTGGTCGAAATGAACGATATCTTAACGTTTTACTTGACGAAATTGGGCGTCCTATTTTTCTCGACCATCCTGATGCGTGGCTTTGTAATCTTGGTGATGATGGGTCTTATACAGTGAAGGACGATGGGGTATATATTGATCAACGGCTGCTTCCTTCGTCTCAAGTTGAAACAGTTTGGTTCAAATTGCTCCCACGTAAAGTTAATGTTTTCTTATGGCGTTTTTGTTTAGATTGTATTCCCATTCGTTGGAGCTTATCCGTGAAAGAAATAGAAGTTGAGTCTATCGTCTGTCCATTATGCAATAATGGGGTCGAGGCCCGAGAGCATTTGTTTTTCGATTGCGAGTTAGCCCGTGGCTTATGGCATAAAATTTGA